In Campylobacter sp. VBCF_01 NA2, one DNA window encodes the following:
- the trpA gene encoding tryptophan synthase subunit alpha produces the protein MDKIASVFKGKKPNIGYIVAGYPSVAHTKEFLSNLDAGALDLLEIGIPYSDPIADGKDIFNASFSAVQNGVTTDTVFEILGEVKTQKPLVFLVYYNLIFAYGVEKFIEKSAQCGISGFIIPDLPFEENEEVFALCQKFNLALIPLISVTSEHRATRLLSRASGFIYGVGAIGVTGTKQTPLDRLKNMVADLHKMSDLPVAIGFGIRTKENVSEIKSFADGAIIGTAIVNLCAKFSGAELQKQIANLFE, from the coding sequence ATGGATAAGATAGCAAGCGTATTTAAGGGCAAAAAACCAAATATCGGCTACATCGTCGCAGGATACCCAAGCGTGGCGCACACGAAGGAATTTTTATCAAATTTAGACGCTGGCGCGCTTGATTTGCTAGAAATCGGCATACCATACTCAGACCCAATCGCCGATGGCAAAGATATTTTTAACGCTAGTTTTAGCGCTGTGCAAAATGGCGTTACCACCGACACAGTGTTTGAAATTTTGGGCGAAGTAAAGACGCAAAAACCGCTTGTGTTTTTGGTGTATTACAACCTAATTTTCGCTTATGGCGTGGAAAAATTCATCGAAAAATCCGCGCAGTGCGGGATTAGCGGATTTATAATCCCTGATTTGCCATTTGAGGAAAACGAGGAAGTATTTGCTCTGTGCCAAAAATTTAACCTAGCCCTAATCCCGCTAATTAGCGTTACTAGCGAGCATAGAGCCACTAGACTTTTAAGCAGGGCGAGTGGATTTATATATGGCGTGGGCGCGATCGGTGTAACTGGCACGAAGCAAACCCCGCTAGATAGGCTAAAAAACATGGTCGCAGACCTGCATAAAATGAGCGATTTGCCAGTGGCTATTGGCTTTGGAATCCGCACCAAAGAAAATGTTTCAGAAATCAAATCCTTTGCCGACGGCGCGATAATCGGCACTGCGATTGTGAATTTGTGCGCGAAATTTAGCGGAGCCGAGCTACAAAAACAAATCGCAAATTTATTTGAATAA
- a CDS encoding zinc finger-like domain-containing protein → MDEIYEALIQKLRNLIDKNSAKASDLRNARGDFFPSEVKISIKWEFDGEFSDEVVAGGENASIHFGKDRAGFEAHASECMSEAKNSQKLHEILLSSLREGANSAIASAQAQQRYYSFSPFSVYEGCEKCAQEGKIACKKCAGSGTQDCPACEGAGKQPCFVCAGAGHIPATYIKEQSDGSTKMVEGVQTCQKCGGAGYEECQKCAGTGKLKCKACDGAGWSDCEVCAGNGFFIRTRSVCANASASARIGLRQIAYNDEFLAYLCAQNLEFIASKIAFTQSGEELSESACEAEYIGKCKVVELRFEIFDKNYVLVGFGDRLSIFIKPKIFDDLFADDAINLVKIQSQGGMSARQAYGFFEKYSAQPVLDSAMKKIASAPNPSEDEAANIVKRSCEGFIGDEMARNMSAMIRSCLDRVSPTHSRAVWGVLGAIVWVLGALGACGFMAGALGKSALVGILGALCVFALSASVCGAVLWGLSSVWTLIKQREIPSEYRRSLRNRPAFVKFAKILAVFVLAGGVYGALAAKNSVPKIALAGKFENLASQLCAKFSPGDSASAPVAIKDEGNFTVVIIRDANDSVNISQKEKILFIQKAVGAKQDGIFGRKTRESAQKFIEQNLTSVDEIYEAVKKKQNLE, encoded by the coding sequence ATGGACGAAATATACGAAGCACTGATACAAAAATTACGAAATTTAATCGACAAAAACTCTGCCAAGGCTAGCGATTTGCGCAATGCTAGGGGGGACTTTTTCCCTAGCGAGGTCAAAATTTCCATTAAATGGGAATTTGACGGCGAATTTAGCGATGAGGTCGTAGCCGGTGGAGAAAACGCCTCAATCCATTTTGGCAAGGATAGAGCGGGGTTTGAAGCGCATGCAAGCGAGTGCATGAGTGAGGCCAAAAACAGCCAAAAACTGCATGAAATTTTGCTTAGCTCGCTAAGAGAGGGGGCAAATTCGGCAATCGCAAGCGCGCAAGCACAGCAAAGGTATTATTCATTTAGCCCATTTAGCGTCTATGAGGGTTGCGAAAAATGCGCCCAAGAGGGCAAAATCGCCTGCAAAAAATGCGCAGGTTCAGGCACGCAAGATTGCCCAGCATGCGAGGGTGCGGGCAAACAGCCCTGCTTTGTCTGCGCAGGCGCAGGTCATATCCCAGCCACATACATTAAGGAGCAAAGCGACGGCTCTACCAAAATGGTCGAGGGTGTGCAAACCTGCCAAAAATGCGGTGGCGCGGGCTATGAAGAGTGCCAAAAATGCGCTGGCACTGGGAAATTGAAGTGCAAAGCCTGCGACGGGGCTGGTTGGAGCGATTGCGAAGTATGCGCGGGAAATGGCTTTTTTATCCGCACTAGAAGCGTTTGCGCAAATGCAAGTGCAAGCGCTAGAATCGGACTGCGCCAAATCGCTTATAATGATGAATTTTTGGCATATTTGTGCGCGCAAAATTTAGAATTTATTGCTAGCAAAATCGCCTTTACCCAAAGCGGGGAAGAGCTTAGCGAAAGTGCGTGCGAGGCCGAATATATCGGCAAATGCAAGGTGGTCGAGCTAAGGTTTGAAATTTTTGATAAAAATTATGTTTTGGTGGGCTTTGGCGATCGGCTTAGTATCTTTATAAAGCCTAAAATTTTCGATGATTTATTCGCCGATGATGCCATAAATTTGGTCAAAATTCAATCCCAAGGCGGTATGAGCGCGCGTCAGGCTTATGGATTTTTCGAGAAATATTCCGCTCAGCCCGTGCTTGATAGCGCGATGAAAAAAATCGCTAGCGCGCCAAATCCTAGCGAGGACGAGGCTGCAAATATCGTAAAACGCTCATGTGAGGGCTTCATCGGCGATGAAATGGCGCGAAATATGAGCGCGATGATAAGGAGCTGTCTAGATAGGGTTTCGCCTACGCACTCGCGCGCTGTGTGGGGCGTGCTAGGTGCGATAGTATGGGTGCTAGGCGCGCTTGGGGCGTGTGGATTTATGGCGGGGGCACTAGGCAAAAGCGCGCTAGTGGGGATTTTGGGCGCGTTGTGTGTTTTCGCTCTGAGCGCTAGCGTGTGCGGTGCGGTGCTGTGGGGGCTAAGTAGCGTTTGGACACTGATAAAACAGCGCGAAATCCCAAGCGAATATCGCAGAAGTCTGCGAAATCGCCCTGCGTTTGTGAAATTTGCGAAAATTTTGGCTGTTTTTGTGCTAGCTGGTGGCGTGTATGGGGCGCTGGCGGCTAAAAACAGCGTCCCAAAAATCGCGCTTGCGGGCAAATTTGAAAATTTAGCCAGCCAGCTGTGCGCGAAATTTAGCCCTGGGGATAGCGCGAGCGCGCCCGTGGCGATAAAGGACGAGGGCAATTTCACCGTCGTGATAATCCGCGATGCAAACGATAGCGTAAATATCAGTCAAAAAGAGAAAATCCTCTTTATCCAAAAGGCTGTCGGAGCCAAGCAAGACGGGATTTTCGGGCGCAAAACCCGCGAAAGTGCGCAAAAATTTATCGAGCAGAATTTAACCAGCGTAGATGAAATTTACGAGGCTGTGAAAAAGAAGCAGAATTTAGAATAA
- a CDS encoding PAS domain-containing protein → MKKPTPINEEIRLEPDRYIVSKTDTKGFITFANTYFCYICGYSADELLGSPHSIIRHPDMPRLAFKMMWDEINQGHDFIALVKNLAKDGRYYWVMTEFRPYRDPLSGEIYEHTAYRKAPPRSAIETIAPIYAKLLEAEKTGGIKASKKILDEILASKGKTYKEWILELTLRKDTFTDNFFRTMRNIFNRGEI, encoded by the coding sequence ATGAAAAAACCAACCCCCATAAACGAAGAAATTCGCCTAGAACCAGATCGCTACATCGTATCCAAAACCGATACTAAGGGCTTTATCACCTTTGCCAACACTTATTTTTGCTATATTTGTGGATACAGCGCCGATGAGCTTCTAGGCTCGCCACACTCGATTATACGCCACCCAGACATGCCACGCCTCGCCTTTAAAATGATGTGGGACGAGATAAATCAAGGGCACGATTTTATCGCGCTAGTTAAAAATTTAGCCAAAGACGGGCGGTATTATTGGGTGATGACAGAGTTTCGCCCATACCGCGATCCCCTAAGTGGCGAGATTTACGAGCATACCGCATATCGCAAGGCTCCGCCTCGCTCTGCGATTGAAACAATCGCGCCGATTTATGCCAAGCTTTTGGAGGCTGAGAAAACAGGCGGGATTAAGGCTAGCAAGAAAATTTTGGACGAGATTTTAGCTAGCAAGGGCAAAACTTACAAAGAGTGGATTTTAGAGCTGACACTACGCAAAGATACATTTACCGATAATTTTTTCCGCACGATGAGAAATATCTTTAACCGCGGCGAAATTTGA
- the serC gene encoding phosphoserine transaminase, whose translation MSRVINFSAGPSTIPLSVLEHAKAEFTDYKGHGYSIIEISHRTKIFEEVLHSAMARVKRLYGFGENFKILFLQGGGSLQFAQVPMNLMTKTGYAEYANTGNWTNKAIKEAEILGINHRVIASSKESKFDHIPEVKFSDDADYGYICSNNTIYGTQYKALPKCKCPLVVDSSSDLFSRPVDISSVGLFYGGIQKNGGPAGVTMVAIREDLLDRADDTRTPMILRYKTQANADSMYNTPNTFGIYMLDLMLEWIENEIGGLAKMAERNEQKAAILYEAIDASGGFYTGHARVDSRSLMNISFNIASGAEVEAKFIDEASKAGMIGLKGHRVLGGIRASLYNAITVQNVKTLVEFMNEFARKNG comes from the coding sequence ATGAGTAGAGTTATTAATTTCAGCGCTGGTCCTAGCACGATCCCGCTAAGCGTTTTAGAGCACGCTAAGGCCGAATTTACCGACTACAAGGGTCATGGATATTCGATTATCGAGATTTCTCACCGCACCAAAATTTTCGAGGAAGTCCTGCATAGCGCAATGGCGCGCGTAAAACGGCTCTATGGCTTTGGCGAAAATTTCAAAATTTTGTTTTTGCAAGGCGGTGGCAGTTTGCAGTTCGCGCAAGTGCCTATGAATCTCATGACAAAAACAGGCTACGCCGAATACGCAAACACCGGCAACTGGACGAACAAAGCTATAAAAGAGGCGGAAATTTTAGGCATAAATCACCGCGTAATCGCAAGTAGCAAAGAGAGCAAATTCGACCATATCCCAGAGGTGAAATTCAGCGATGACGCCGATTATGGCTACATTTGCTCGAATAATACGATTTATGGCACGCAGTATAAGGCTCTGCCAAAGTGCAAATGCCCGCTAGTCGTGGATAGTTCGAGCGATTTGTTTTCAAGGCCTGTGGATATTTCAAGCGTTGGCTTGTTTTATGGCGGTATCCAAAAAAACGGCGGCCCAGCAGGTGTAACAATGGTGGCAATCCGCGAGGATTTGCTTGATAGGGCTGATGATACTCGCACGCCTATGATTTTGCGCTACAAAACCCAAGCAAACGCCGATTCTATGTATAATACCCCAAATACCTTTGGAATTTATATGCTTGATTTGATGTTAGAGTGGATCGAAAACGAAATCGGAGGTCTAGCTAAAATGGCTGAGCGCAACGAGCAAAAGGCCGCGATTTTATACGAGGCAATCGACGCGAGCGGCGGATTTTACACTGGGCATGCGAGGGTGGATAGCAGGAGCTTGATGAATATTAGCTTTAATATTGCAAGCGGGGCTGAGGTTGAGGCGAAATTTATCGATGAGGCTAGCAAGGCTGGTATGATTGGGCTCAAAGGACACCGCGTGCTAGGCGGAATCCGTGCGTCGCTATACAATGCAATTACGGTGCAAAATGTCAAAACTCTCGTGGAGTTTATGAACGAATTCGCCCGTAAAAACGGCTAA
- the xseA gene encoding exodeoxyribonuclease VII large subunit — protein MLSVSEVNEKAKALLETTFAGIEVEGEISKFSEQSISKHWYFTIKDENSALSCAMFRFANQRVNFAPKIGMRVVLTGKLTIYPASGAYQIQVTQMREAGAGELEMRFNALKEKLSGEGLFDASRKKPLPKFPRHIALITSAGSAACADMLRVANDRFPMLKIDIYNSLVQGTSAPSSIISALRRADSASYDAIIIARGGGSKEDLWCFNDEMLAREIYAAQTPIISAVGHEIDFSISDFVADHRSLTPTAAMVDLLPEISTLYQNLDGAENYLKKFINEKIANLHSELKMRYFELKSKSVDTKITQNLLNLQNLEIKFKNTINAKFANLTHQIELKNEILKQKASYFELTKDLVQIQKDGKKISLEELQSGDKIAIVSQNAKKEAQILD, from the coding sequence ATGCTTAGCGTCAGCGAAGTCAATGAAAAGGCCAAAGCGCTACTAGAAACGACCTTTGCTGGTATCGAGGTCGAGGGCGAAATCTCGAAATTTAGCGAGCAAAGCATAAGCAAACACTGGTATTTTACGATAAAAGACGAAAACTCAGCCCTTAGTTGCGCTATGTTTCGCTTCGCCAATCAAAGGGTAAATTTCGCGCCAAAAATCGGTATGCGTGTCGTGCTAACGGGCAAACTTACGATTTATCCAGCCTCAGGTGCGTATCAAATCCAAGTAACGCAAATGCGCGAAGCTGGGGCTGGCGAGCTAGAAATGCGCTTTAATGCGCTTAAAGAAAAGCTCTCTGGCGAGGGGCTTTTCGACGCGTCGCGCAAAAAACCGCTTCCGAAATTTCCGCGCCATATCGCGCTTATTACGAGCGCAGGATCGGCTGCGTGCGCAGATATGCTTAGAGTAGCAAACGATAGATTTCCTATGCTTAAAATCGATATTTACAACTCTTTGGTGCAAGGAACTAGCGCGCCAAGCTCGATCATATCGGCACTGCGCAGGGCCGATAGCGCGAGCTATGACGCGATTATCATCGCAAGGGGAGGTGGCAGCAAAGAGGATTTGTGGTGCTTCAACGACGAAATGCTCGCTCGCGAAATTTACGCAGCGCAAACGCCGATAATTTCGGCTGTGGGACACGAAATAGATTTTAGCATAAGCGATTTTGTCGCAGATCATCGCTCGCTCACGCCAACGGCGGCTATGGTGGATTTATTGCCTGAAATTTCCACGCTTTATCAGAATTTAGACGGCGCGGAAAATTATTTGAAAAAATTTATAAACGAAAAAATCGCAAATTTGCATAGTGAGCTTAAAATGCGATATTTCGAGCTAAAAAGCAAGTCCGTAGATACCAAAATCACGCAAAATTTATTAAATTTGCAAAATTTAGAGATTAAATTTAAAAACACAATCAACGCCAAATTTGCAAATTTAACTCACCAAATCGAGCTAAAAAATGAAATTTTAAAACAAAAAGCAAGCTATTTTGAGCTTACCAAAGATTTGGTGCAAATCCAAAAAGATGGCAAAAAAATCAGCCTAGAAGAGTTACAAAGTGGCGATAAAATCGCGATTGTATCGCAAAATGCTAAAAAAGAGGCGCAAATATTAGATTAA